tgttggtcAAATTTACTAGCCTAAGCAGTGAGTGTGAAGTGAGATGTAACagaaatttgaatttaactACTTGGCAACCACGAGCAAtagattgtgtgtttgtggtttcaCTAGTTTCATACATCCTTTTCATAGCATTCATTCAATGTACATGCTATTTTGTGTGGTTGGTTTTCAACATGAATTTAATTACCCAACTATTGGATTGGAGGATTGTTCAACCACTAAAGGGTTGTTTGTggcaaaagcaaacatttgGTTGACTCATTTATCACAACTCACAGTGATCACGGTTTGTCTTGTAATGCTTGTGTGCAAGCTTTTTCAAATTCGAATTGAATATTTCCATCGTCTCTGGGCCAACTTTGCAATCATTCTCACGGCCTTGGCAGCTTATACACTCTCGCCTGCATTCAACATCCTGCATTCAAACCATTTGACTAATATAACATCGCAGGGAAAGTAGTGGCAGGAAATTGGTATCCCGTCTGGCTCTGAAGGTGCCTGTGCTTGCATAACCTGAACCAATTATGGAAGTTATTTATTCCGCCCAGATCTGGGCGGTGGAGGGCACTGTTGCGACTGGCGGGGTAATTTAGCTTTATGTTAGGAGCGCCATTAAACACTCGCGACACTGGGCGCTGACGATCGATGCACCGGTTCAGCTTCACGCGTTGGTTGCAAATTAATGCCTAGAAAGTACTACCTATTCCTTCCTCTTTCGTTACATGCGTTACGTTTATGAATGGGCAGGATTCCTCGGAGCGCCCACACTACACCGGACACGCTTTTCAGCCTGTGCGAGCTAATGCTTCGGAAGCTTCTGGGCAGTCGAGTTCCGCGCAGAAAGTTCTGGCCCACCGTGTTGGTAAGTGAAGTAAGTTGGACCTAGCCTAGGCGGCTTTGGTTTTGTTACGATCTCTCATCTCCGCTGGGACGGTCATGGACGTCCGTGGCACGTTGCACGGCGTAATTGATTGCTTTGAGCGCATGTCATCGGTCGAATGAATATATTCTATCCTCTCTTTACTCTTTGTATCGCCACCCGCAGTCCCTGCTGCCCGGATCTGAGTCACGTCGGATCGGTGTGCGGCACCAGGTGGAGTGTCCACATGATTTTAACATCCATCTTAGGTCCAGCGTAAACTATGCCAATCATTGGAACCTGCTGACGGAAGCTTTGCAGCACGAGCCACGGTGGCCACGGATACGCATCGGTGATCCAGCACGCAACCGGATCACCCGCCTCCACCAGGACTACCCATCGCAGCACATTTGGCAGATCCGACCCTATGACATGCTGACCAGCGCGTTTATAGTACGCACAGCGGCAAAGATTGCGTCACTGGAACAGCAGCGCACCCTGGGCAGGTTCCGACCGGGACGAACTGCGTCCTCTTTAACCACTACCACCATTACCACCACTACTACGTCTACCTCATCCGTCGACGGTTGAGTCGGGATAGATCGATCGATGTGCcggatgacgacgacgacgacgacgacgaccgggATGACACACAGCGGGTGCAACAGATACAGCGGCAACAGCTAATGGTAATCGGAAAACGCACAACCGGAAGCTACGAGCTACGACTGAACAGCGTGTCAGTTAAAGGCTCCCGACACAAGCGACCGACACGCTAGAAGATTCGTTTAGCAAACACTACCCTAACCTAGCGTCTCCCCTTCTTATCGATATCATTCAATTTCCGAGCTTACCTGCACTACTATTATCACAGAATCATTTTGTAATGGACCGTAGATGTCCTCGTTGAGAACAGTCTGGAGGTCGTTGTAGCGATTTATCATGCGCATGATGTCGCTAATGTTGGCCGTCCTGGCCCATCGCCAGCATAGTGTGTACCATTTTGACCTAATATACGATCGAAaagaaaggagaagaaaatacaattgaaacttcaaaactaaataaaatgcACTGAAACTAGTAtaaacatagaaaaataaacgTGGATTATCAGCGTTTTAAAAGTTGTTTAATATTACCAAACGAAACATTTACACTTCATCATAGACGTGCTGCCCAGTAGCGTGTCTGTTTTTGAGTTTTACGTCCGATCCGTGAATTTGATGAGAAACCAATTTTGTTCCACCTTGAGgtaaaagcgaacaaaaaataaacaaaatccaaAATAGCAGGCGCAGCACAGCGAAACACGTTTCCCATCAAAAGTGACACTTTTTCGTGTCGTGGGCACGGAATGGCCTGCTTTGCCGTTGCGGTTCGTCGGGGTTCGAGTTTTCTGTAGAATTCGTTTGAATTCGTTGCATTTTTGCGCGTTCCTCACATTATCGAGCGCTTTGCAAATGGTGTTATGGTCTTTATCAAAGTTTTGTCCTTCCAGGATAAACGCCAACACGGCTAGCACAAATGCAAGTGGCGAGTGGaggaaatgaaaacgaaaagagAATTCAGTTTCCGTTCCATTATGCAACTCGCAGTCAACCAATAAAAACCATTTTGCCGCTGGCGAAAGACGTAAAAGCTAAAAGCATAGCACCGTAAACTTGGTTTCTCgtgtagtttatttttttttttgtaacaaatgTAGCTttggaaggaaaggaaagtatAATCTGAGGAAAGCTTCACCAAACGGTTTAGATCTTTGTTCAGAGCATCCATGAAATATGTGCATAAGATTGATTGTATTTCTTATACTTTTTGCTGTACAAGATTTGCTCCAGATAGGAGTaggtggaaaataaatatttcctTCGTTTAAGGAAGCACGTGGAACAGGCAGCATGCACGAGCGTTCAGCTACGAGGAACCCCTTGTACACTGAACTTTTGCAACGATTGTTTATAATTAATTCGTGCTATAAgtgttgtaaaacaaaactagcTTCCAGGGGATTAGGCGTCTTCCGGATGGTAATTGAGTTGCTGATGGATGCTTAATATTTAACAGCATGCAACCGGTGAGTCGTTCGAACTTATCGAGCTGAAATTATTCATCATCCCCCCTCCACCCAAACGCTTGTTGAAAAACCAGCACGAGTGTCGGTGATGCTTCGGTGCACCCCCAACCCGTGTACTGCTGACAGGAACGACATCGTAAAAGTTTACGTTATTCCATTAATATTAGTAACACCGGTCGTCCTGTTTTCGCCCGCTGGAGCAAGTGATGTTTCTACTTCTAGCAAGCACAGTGAATGATAAATGATTCATCAACAATCTAGTGCGATAGTAGCTGTAGTTTTTACTAGCCGGCATTGCTAGGCGGACTGGAACTATTTCCAAGGGTTCACAGAGACTAACTGGCAACACAAAGCGCAAGTGAGGGGGCTAGGTTCGACGAAATCCACCACAACGGTGTTAAATactttcaccaacatttttgACCTCCGAATCGGCGTTGCCGCTGTTGGCAGTGCTAGCAAATACTTACCGTGCGTAGAGTTGCGAGGTTTTCCGGTCAAATACTTATGAAATACCGGTGGCACCATCTGCAGGATCGCTGCCGTGGAATAGTTGGCATTATCGCTGGATCCACTGTCGGAGGAGTCTGCGTAGAAACGGGAAAGTAAAGCCGATGGATGAGTGCACTTACGGTGATTGTGCAAAGAATATCCCCTTGCGGTGCGGTAAATCCTTCTTGCAAAGTGTATGCTTACCATAGTTTATCACATGGAACTGCAGGAACGCGAACAGAATGAATATAATTATGGCGGAACGGATGTACAGCGTGTGTCTTCTACGGGACAGTGCGCCAGTGTTTGGTAGTGCAATCGGAATTCGTCGACCTgtggaaaggaaaaaggaaTTATTATTGAGTGGTGATAACTAAAAGGACTAATTTAACTCTCAAAATAAAGTCGATAAAAAGAAGTTTATTAAGCTGTTAAGTATTTTCCATGATACACACTTGCTTACGAAAGTTAAGGAACATATGTTCCAAACTTCATTATGCAACAGAGACAGTAATTTTGGAATTTGCAGAAAATGCCGAATTTCACTCATTTTTGCTTGCTGAGCGTGCTTCAGGCCAACATAACCCAACATTCCATGGGTACATAATCCTGCAATGTTAATGAATTTCGGCAGCTACACTGCCAAACGTAGCAACGAAAGTTTGTTGCTGACGTTTGGAATTGAAACATCATCGAAAGATGGAAAACGATGTCTGCTCGTACCGAATTTTAATCCTCGCGGGCAAAACTTTTGCTACACATTAGcggaacacgcacacacacaacaaaagcgAACGCCAAACATGTGTGACTGTATGGTGTATGCAGTTCCgtgaaagcagttttaacaaTTTGTCGTATcgcttttttcttttaattctgtCACTGCGCCGGAAGTTtgcaaaagcacacaaacaaaaacatccagAAACAACTACGGGCTTGGCTAAGcgaatgtaaaacaaaaacaatattattgtgaaaaaaaatgtatttaaaaaaaaaataaaactttccaAAAAATCTCTGGTACCGTGTTTGATGCATGATGGCTGCCCCTTAGCCACTGGCAAACGTTTCAAGGGAAAATTTGACCTCCTGACAAACCCTTTTTGGCGGGCAAAGTTGAAACGTTCGCTGAGGGATGTAACGAAGACGGACGCTCAAACAGAAGCACTTTTTTCTTGCTCCCGCGCATCCAACACACAATACCCGACGGGATTCCAATTGGGCCGAACATGGTAGCGAATGGCATACATTTGTGTCGAAATTGTTTCGCACCAGTGGGGTTTATCTTTTCTGGCATATTTAACTCGTACCCAGCGCGTCCCATGGCGGGGCGGGCTCACCGCGAGCATCGTTGTCATCGTTGTGGTGGATCATCGCAAGTACGGTTTATTGGTCGGCAAGGAGCAAGCATATCACCACGATACACACAACTTTGCAGCTGTGCCGTTTGTAGGTGAGGAAGTAATGTCGATTTTCGAATTTTTCGTTACATAATCTTCTCTATCTTAGCGTGGTGATGGGCTATACTAGCTACGGGCTAACCCATTGACTGGGAAAGTAGTCGGCAACTGGTAAGGCCATTAAATGTCCCCTCCTCTAGAACCTCATCGTTGGAAGccatggaaatgaaatgagcCAAAGCAAATGCACAGGGGCACTTTTTGGATAGAAACTGAAACTGAAAGTCTTCCGCAACTCAACACCGACTGTACGCATGGTGAATCAATTTCAGTGACTCCTGGAAACTAATATCCGGAATCCTTTCCCAGAATGTTTCCACAGAGGGAATTCAAATTCTTGATCATCTAATAAAACTCGAACAGTCAGCTGTTGCGCAATGTTTCCGGTGCTCAATAAACGTTGAGGAAAAGGAGAAATGCTATGCGTAGAGTTAACGAATCGTTTCGTTTCTaatatttcaattcattttGCCGCCTGAGCGACGATAGCACGCAAGGAAAAATACTCTCCTCCCACAGTCACAAATGGAATTGGTCATAGGTCGTTCTGAGAAGCGCAGCAAAAATGTTACGACGTAAACCGGGTTTTGAAGCGATTGTTTCGTAGTTGAATAGGCTGTTTTTGCTCTACGACGGCGTTTCAAAATTGGATAGTTATTAGCATCACCTGCGTTTATTGAATTGGTTTTGGGCCTATGTGAAGGACCGAAAAGAAGCACAAGAATCGACAACTGGCGGTGTAAATGTTAGGTAGTACGTTGCAATATTGTAGTGAACCATTTGATATCATTGTCTGTGAAtgtattttcgtttttgttttagtttgtaCTGTGCTTAAAATAGCCCGAAGGGACGATGATTGATATTCTTCGTACCtttgattaaat
This window of the Anopheles merus strain MAF unplaced genomic scaffold, AmerM5.1 LNR4001156, whole genome shotgun sequence genome carries:
- the LOC121603353 gene encoding uncharacterized protein LOC121603353; protein product: MRGRRIPIALPNTGALSRRRHTLYIRSAIIIFILFAFLQFHVINYDSSDSGSSDNANYSTAAILQMVPPVFHKYLTGKPRNSTHGQNGTHYAGDGPGRPTLATSCA
- the LOC121603355 gene encoding uncharacterized protein LOC121603355 is translated as MNVIKFKLPVSFEPKCKLYSSRRRIPRSAHTTPDTLFSLCELMLRKLLGSRVPRRKFWPTVLSLLPGSESRRIGVRHQVECPHDFNIHLRSSVNYANHWNLLTEALQHEPRWPRIRIGDPARNRITRLHQDYPSQHIWQIRPYDMLTSAFIVRTAAKIASLEQQRTLGRFRPGRTASSLTTTTITTTTTSTSSVDG